One bacterium DNA segment encodes these proteins:
- a CDS encoding YchF/TatD family DNA exonuclease, whose product ARPPLAKVTLQSPENLAELPFLVDSHAHLDAEVYDPDRQEVMQRALAEGVRFVLAVGSDVESSRRTVEIAAAYDPIYAAVGVHPHEVKNTGRKTLSALSDMSSHPKVVAIGEIGLDYHYNHSTPKLQRHWFREQIRLAVKLKKPVIVHCRDAGEDIFQILEEEKAWHVGGVVHCFTGDAELARKLIGLDFYLGAAGPITFEKSDELREVFAGVPIERVLIETDSPYLAPPPARGQRNEPALVARVAETLAEIYGLTTKDVARITSRNVSRLFGIGNGAADTIAYTLGERLYINITNQCSNACFFCGLLSDKIYKGYDLTLSAEPSAEEILRAAGEAAGYEEVVFSGFGEPTLRLDVLKEVAAGLRERGARKIRLVTNGLGSRTNERDIIPELHGLVDALSVSLQADTAENYEKICKTKDIEDPYPSIKAFIRAAKLHFREVEVTAVHMPGMIDAEGCARVAREELDVPFRSQLFVLAD is encoded by the coding sequence CCGCCCGCCCGCCCCTTGCGAAAGTCACCCTCCAGAGCCCGGAGAATCTGGCGGAGCTTCCCTTCCTCGTGGACTCGCACGCCCACCTCGATGCCGAAGTCTACGATCCGGACCGGCAGGAGGTGATGCAGCGGGCCCTGGCCGAGGGGGTCAGGTTCGTGCTTGCCGTCGGCTCCGATGTCGAGAGCAGCCGGCGGACGGTGGAGATCGCCGCGGCCTACGACCCCATCTACGCCGCCGTCGGTGTTCACCCGCACGAAGTCAAAAACACTGGAAGAAAGACCCTCTCCGCCCTCTCCGACATGTCCAGCCACCCCAAGGTGGTCGCCATCGGCGAGATCGGGCTCGACTACCACTACAACCACAGCACGCCGAAGCTCCAGCGGCACTGGTTCCGCGAGCAGATCCGCCTGGCCGTGAAGCTGAAAAAGCCCGTCATTGTCCATTGCCGCGACGCAGGCGAGGATATCTTCCAGATACTGGAGGAGGAAAAAGCATGGCACGTCGGCGGGGTGGTCCACTGTTTCACCGGCGATGCGGAACTCGCCCGGAAACTGATCGGGCTCGACTTCTACCTGGGCGCGGCCGGCCCGATCACGTTCGAAAAGTCGGATGAGCTGCGCGAGGTGTTCGCCGGCGTCCCGATCGAGCGGGTCCTGATTGAGACCGACAGCCCCTATCTGGCGCCGCCGCCGGCCCGGGGCCAGCGGAACGAGCCCGCCCTCGTCGCCCGCGTCGCCGAAACCCTCGCCGAGATATACGGCCTCACGACGAAGGATGTCGCCCGTATCACCTCCCGGAACGTTTCGCGCCTGTTCGGCATCGGCAACGGAGCCGCCGACACGATCGCCTACACCCTGGGAGAGAGGCTCTACATCAACATCACCAACCAGTGCAGCAACGCCTGTTTCTTCTGCGGCCTGCTCAGCGACAAAATCTACAAGGGATACGACCTCACGCTGTCGGCGGAGCCCTCGGCAGAGGAGATCCTGCGAGCGGCGGGAGAAGCCGCCGGATACGAGGAGGTGGTCTTCAGTGGATTCGGGGAGCCCACCCTGCGGCTTGATGTCCTGAAGGAAGTGGCCGCCGGCCTCCGCGAGCGGGGCGCCCGGAAAATCCGCCTGGTCACCAACGGCCTCGGCAGCCGGACGAATGAGCGCGACATCATCCCGGAATTGCACGGCCTCGTGGATGCGCTCTCCGTGAGTCTCCAGGCCGACACGGCGGAGAACTACGAGAAGATCTGCAAGACGAAAGACATCGAAGACCCCTACCCCTCCATCAAGGCCTTCATCCGGGCCGCCAAGCTGCACTTCCGCGAGGTGGAGGTCACGGCGGTACACATGCCCGGCATGATCGATGCGGAAGGGTGCGCGCGCGTGGCCCGCGAGGAACTCGACGTGCCGTTCCGATCCCAGTTGTTCGTTCTCGCCGACTGA
- a CDS encoding DnaJ domain-containing protein produces the protein MIGFVAVDREEAFALLGLAEDAEPEAAHRAFRRLARSCHPDLYGGKPEMEKSFKRLSAAYRLARAELEIALRRRAEAPPPHRGRDLFYRVRLPFRLAAMGGVVSVRFKRPHFCHRCAGSGQPWCRPCGGVGEIKKTVHLKIRIPAGIEEDAQIRLRGCGGRDRTGERSGDLYVAVRIRPHPRLHRRGLDIYSDAEVPRCLLWKGGEIEVETLGGSEKLKILPFTRPGKTLQLEGRGVVRGRGASAEKGDHFIRILREAGDALPGG, from the coding sequence ATGATCGGATTCGTGGCCGTCGATCGTGAGGAGGCCTTCGCGCTTCTGGGCCTGGCGGAGGACGCGGAGCCGGAGGCGGCGCACCGCGCCTTCCGGCGCCTCGCCCGCTCCTGTCATCCCGATCTCTACGGCGGCAAACCGGAGATGGAGAAATCCTTCAAGCGATTGAGCGCGGCCTACCGCCTGGCGCGGGCCGAGCTGGAAATCGCGCTTCGCCGCCGCGCCGAAGCCCCTCCGCCCCACCGGGGGAGAGACCTCTTCTACCGGGTCCGGCTTCCCTTCCGGCTGGCGGCGATGGGGGGCGTGGTTTCCGTCCGCTTCAAGCGCCCCCATTTCTGCCACCGGTGTGCGGGCAGCGGCCAGCCTTGGTGCCGGCCCTGCGGGGGAGTGGGGGAGATCAAAAAAACCGTGCATCTGAAAATCCGCATCCCGGCCGGGATCGAAGAAGACGCACAAATCCGCCTGCGTGGCTGCGGGGGAAGGGATCGAACCGGCGAGCGAAGCGGCGATCTGTACGTGGCGGTGCGGATCCGGCCTCACCCCCGCCTCCACCGCCGCGGGCTCGACATCTACAGCGATGCCGAGGTGCCCCGCTGTCTGCTCTGGAAGGGAGGCGAGATTGAGGTCGAAACCCTCGGGGGGAGCGAGAAGCTCAAGATACTGCCCTTCACCCGGCCCGGGAAAACCCTCCAGCTCGAAGGGCGGGGCGTGGTGCGCGGCCGGGGGGCATCCGCCGAAAAGGGAGATCACTTCATCCGCATCCTGCGCGAGGCAGGCGATGCGCTGCCGGGAGGATAG